A genomic region of Pseudorca crassidens isolate mPseCra1 chromosome 10, mPseCra1.hap1, whole genome shotgun sequence contains the following coding sequences:
- the CSRNP1 gene encoding cysteine/serine-rich nuclear protein 1, with protein sequence MTGLLKRKFDQLDEDSSSLCSSSSSLSSSGRHSPSCSPSSSASPSWDSDEEGPWDQMPLPDRNFCGPRSFTPLSILKRAPRKRPGRVAFDGITVFYFPRCQGFTSVPSRGGCTLGMASRHSAYRCFSLAEFTQEQARARQEKLRLRLKEEKLEALRWKLSEAGIPKTEASLPLTVDTIDDASVEEDLAVAVAGGQLEEMTFLQPYPARKRRALLRASGVRRIDREEKRELQALRQSREDCGCRCDRVCDPETCSCSLAGIKCQMDHTAFPCGCCREGCENPKGRVEFNQARVQTHFIHTLTRLQLEQGAESLGELEAPAQGAAFSPSEQVLAPTFPLAKPPVSSELGDNSCSSDMTDSSTASSSSEAPSGSAHPALPGPGFQPGVDDDSLARILSFSDSDLGGEGEEEEEGGVGSLDNLSCFHPADIFGTGDPTGLASWTHSYSSSSLASGILDENANLDASCLLNSGLESLGEGSLPGPPVPAITDASQSSSVDLSLSSCDSFKLLQALPDYSLGPHYTSQKVSDSLDNLEAAHFALPAFSPPGDASTCFLESIMGLSEPAAEALAPFMDGQLFEDTAPASLVEPVSV encoded by the exons ATGACTGGGCTGCTGAAGAGGAAGTTCGACCAGCTGGATGAGGACTCCTCCTCACTCTGCTCGTCCTCCTCCTCTTTGTCCTCCTCGGGCCGCCACTCTCCCTCCTGCTCCCCGAGCTCTTCGGCCTCCCCGTCTTGGGACTCGGATGAGGAAGGCCCCTGGGATCAGATGCCCTTGCCTGACCGCAACTTCTGTGGCCCCCGAAGTTTCACCC CCCTGTCCATCCTGAAGCGGGCCCCCCGGAAGCGCCCAGGCCGGGTAGCCTTCGATGGCATCACTGTCTTCTACTTCCCTCGGTGCCAGGGCTTCACCAGTGTGCCCAGCCGCGGCGGCTGCACCCTGGGTATGGCCTCCCGCCACAGTGCCTACCGCTGCTTCTCCCTGGCCGAGTTTACGCAGGAGCAAGCCCGGGCACGGCAAGAGAAGCTGCGCCTACGCTTGAAGGAGGAGAAGCTGGAGGCGCTGAGATGGAAG CTTTCGGAGGCCGGGATACCCAAGACGGAGGCCAGCCTGCCGCTTACAGTGGACACCATAGATGATGCCTCTGTGGAGGAGGATTTGGCAGTGGCCGTGGCAGGTGGCCAGTTGGAGGAAATGACCTTCCTCCAGCCCTACCCAGCCCGGAAGCGGCGGGCTCTGCTGCGGGCCTCGGGCGTGCGGAGGATCGATCGTGAGGAGAAGCGAGAGCTGCAGGCCCTGCGCCAGTCCCGGGAGGACTGTGGCTGTCGCTGTGACAGGGTCTGTGACCCTGAGACCTGCAGCTGTAGCCTGGCGGGCATCAAGTGCCAG ATGGACCACACAGCGTTCCCCTGTGGTTGCTGCAGAGAGGGCTGTGAGAACCCTAAGGGCCGTGTGGAATTTAATCAGGCGCGAGTTCAGACCCATTTCATTCACACGCTCACCCGCCTGCAGCTGGAGCAGGGGGCCGAGAGCCTTGGGGAGCTGGAGGCCCCGGCCCAGGGTGCCGCATTCAGCCCCAGCGAGCAGGTCCTGGCCCCCACGTTCCCACTGGCCAAGCCCCCCGTGAGCAGCGAGCTGGGAGACAACAGCTGCAGCAGCGACATGACCGATTCGTCCACAGCATCGAGCAGCAGCGAGGCACCCAGTGGCTCTGCCCACCCGGCCCTGCCCGGCCCCGGCTTCCAGCCCGGAGTGGACGATGACAGCCTGGCTCGGATCCTGAGCTTCAGTGACTCTGACCTgggtggagagggggaggaggaggaggaagggggtgtGGGCAGCCTGGACAACCTCAGCTGCTTCCACCCAGCTGACATCTTTGGTACCGGTGACCCCACTGGCCTGGCCAGCTGGACCCACAGCTATTCCAGCTCCAGCCTCGCGTCAGGCATCCTGGATGAAAACGCCAACCTGGATGCCAGCTGCCTCCTCAATAGTGGCCTTGAAAGCTTGGGGGAAGGCAGCCTCCCCGGCCCCCCGGTGCCAGCCATCACGGATGCCAGCCAGAGCAGCTCAGTGGACCTGAGCTTGTCCTCCTGTGACTCCTTCAAGCTGCTCCAGGCCCTGCCAGACTACAGTCTGGGGCCCCACTACACCTCCCAAAAGGTGTCTGATAGCCTGGACAACCTCGAGGCAGCCCACTTCGCCCTGCCTGCCTTTTCTCCCCCTGGGGACGCCAGCACGTGCTTCCTGGAGTCCATCATGGGCTTGTCTGAGCCAGCCGCCGAGGCCCTGGCTCCCTTCATGGACGGCCAGTTGTTTGAGGACACTGCCCCAGCGTCGCTGGTGGAGCCTGTGTCTGTGTGA